The Colletotrichum higginsianum IMI 349063 chromosome 2, whole genome shotgun sequence genome has a segment encoding these proteins:
- a CDS encoding Formyltetrahydrofolate deformylase: MAPAAHDHILTLSCPDKSGIVHAVTGVFAAQKLNILDLQQFSDPVSEKFFMRVHFGPTESESTEHLTAPFDALAAELQLDWYRIRPVARKLRTLIMVSKIGHCLNDLLFRAKSGQLPIDIPLIVSNHTEYEGLAGNYGIEFHHLPVTRDTKAQQEEEILRLVKENDIELIVLARYMQVLSPKLCEAMSGKIINIHHSFLPSFKGAKPYHQAYERGVKIIGATAHFVTADLDEGPIIEQRISRVDHGMSPKDLVEEGSNIESQVLAAAVKWTAEGRVFLNKTKTVVFN; this comes from the coding sequence ATGGCTCCCGCCGCTCACGACCACATCCTGACGCTCTCGTGCCCGGACAAGTCCGGCATCGTGCACGCCGTGACGGGGGTGTTTGCGGCGCAGAAGCTCAACATCCTGGACCTCCAGCAGTTCTCGGACCCCGTCTCGGAAAAGTTCTTCATGCGCGTGCACTTTGGGCCGACCGAGTCCGAGTCGACGGAGCACCTCACGGCCCCGttcgacgccctcgccgccgagctccagCTGGACTGGTACCGCATCCGGCCCGTCGCCCGCAAGCTGCGCACCCTCATCATGGTCTCCAAGATCGGCCACTGCCTCAACGACCTGCTCTTCCGCGCCAAGTCGGGCCAGCTGCCCATCGACATCCCCCTCATCGTCTCCAACCACACCGAGTacgagggcctcgccggcaaCTACGGCATCGAGTTCCACCACCTGCCCGTCACCCGGGACACCAAGGCccagcaggaggaggagatccTGCGCCTCGTCAAGGAGAACGACATCGAgctcatcgtcctcgcccgcTACATGCAGGTCCTCTCCCCCAAGCTGTGCGAGGCCATGTCCGGCAAGATCATCAACATCCACCACTCCTTCCTGCCCTCCTTCAAGGGCGCCAAGCCCTACCACCAGGCCTACGAGCGCGGCGTCAAGATCATCGGCGCCACCGCCCActtcgtcaccgccgacctGGACGAGGGCCCCATCATCGAGCAGCGCATCTCGAGGGTCGACCACGGCATGAGCCCcaaggacctcgtcgaggagggctCCAACATCGAGAGCCaggtcctggccgccgccgtgaagTGGACCGCCGAGGGGCGTGTCTTCCTCAACAAGACCAAGACGGTCGTTTTCAACTAG